A genomic stretch from Litoribacterium kuwaitense includes:
- a CDS encoding flavodoxin, protein MATILVAYVSMSGNTEEIGDLIAEGIRRTDATVEQIHIEEEELSADALIKYDGILLGSYTWGHGDLPYEMEPFYDDMVELDLSKTRFGVFGSCDSAYEIYGGAVDLLHEKFLKCGSTPLLTPLKIELAPMGEDMELCKAYGERFATRLLASVVK, encoded by the coding sequence TTGGCTACAATCTTAGTTGCTTACGTCAGCATGTCTGGCAATACAGAAGAAATCGGCGATTTAATTGCTGAAGGCATTCGCCGAACAGATGCTACAGTCGAACAAATACACATTGAAGAAGAGGAATTATCGGCCGATGCCCTTATTAAATACGACGGAATTCTTCTCGGCTCTTACACGTGGGGGCACGGTGATTTACCGTATGAAATGGAGCCATTTTATGATGATATGGTCGAGCTTGACTTATCAAAGACACGGTTTGGCGTATTTGGCTCTTGTGATTCTGCCTACGAAATTTATGGTGGTGCCGTTGACCTCCTTCATGAAAAATTTCTCAAATGCGGAAGCACACCTCTTCTCACACCACTTAAAATTGAACTCGCACCTATGGGAGAAGATATGGAGCTATGCAAGGCCTATGGTGAACGATTTGCGACGCGACTGCTAGCGTCGGTTGTAAAATAA
- a CDS encoding type 1 glutamine amidotransferase domain-containing protein has translation MRLANKKVIAFVDEEFEDLELHYPVLRLQEEGATVHLVGQEAGKTYIGKYGVPATADLALADIDAADYDGVLVPGGWAPDKLRRYPEVISIVQSMDAAEKPIGHICHAGWVLSSANILKGRKVTSTPGIKDDMTHAGAEWFDEAVVVDGHIVSSRRPPDLPPYVKAFADLLAQ, from the coding sequence ATGAGATTAGCTAACAAAAAAGTGATTGCGTTTGTCGATGAAGAGTTTGAAGACTTAGAATTGCATTATCCTGTCTTGCGTCTTCAGGAGGAAGGGGCCACCGTTCATCTCGTCGGACAGGAAGCAGGCAAAACGTACATAGGAAAGTACGGTGTCCCAGCGACCGCAGATTTGGCTTTGGCTGATATTGACGCAGCTGATTACGACGGTGTCCTCGTCCCTGGCGGCTGGGCTCCAGACAAATTAAGACGTTATCCTGAAGTCATTTCTATCGTGCAATCGATGGATGCTGCTGAAAAGCCGATCGGCCACATTTGCCATGCGGGCTGGGTGCTTTCTTCTGCCAATATTTTAAAAGGGCGTAAAGTCACGAGCACCCCTGGTATTAAAGATGACATGACCCACGCTGGTGCGGAGTGGTTTGACGAAGCGGTCGTTGTCGATGGACATATCGTTTCAAGCCGTCGTCCGCCTGATTTGCCGCCTTACGTAAAGGCATTCGCTGATTTGCTCGCCCAGTAA
- a CDS encoding adenine deaminase: MKVDLFIKQAQVYNSVFKRFETANVAIRDGRFLYIGPSEPADLEAQDIIDGQGQWLVPGLVDIHLHIESSMMTPETFSYGLIQNGVTTVVAEPHEMANVFGLDGILAMVEAQKNVVADIFTAIPSSVPATPLETTGGTIEIEDMEALIQGGHVICLGEIMNYVDVVRDPACKTNQILDYMRENHPQLIIEGHCPRLMDVDLAKFIFAGANSDHTHQTPEGMEARLKAGMFIEIQEKSMTEEVMDYIINTPVNEHFCFVTDDVMADAFLQTGHLNHIVKKAMAMGMTPEDAIYAATYTPARRMRLNDRGSIAPGKKADFLLLDDVRQFSIRHAFKDGQKVYDDANVREHQGTSGSFPESFYHSVTLDTLTKNDFVIQSEQEGDVNCRVMTVQDGSTFTKETHALVEAAHGELQWEDSPYGCVAVFERYGKNGHRAHGLITGDTIKRGAIATTYSHDNHNLLVVGQNKADMMLAANTVIDAQGGFCVAVDGEVSHFLPLPVGGILSEAPFHEVAGSVAQLREAMEALGYKHYNPIMSISTHSLPVSPALKITDLGLVDVNEGKLVPLVINEANGSM, encoded by the coding sequence ATGAAAGTCGATCTGTTTATCAAGCAGGCACAAGTCTATAACAGCGTCTTCAAACGTTTTGAGACGGCAAATGTGGCGATTCGGGACGGGCGTTTTCTGTATATCGGCCCAAGTGAGCCAGCCGACCTGGAAGCGCAAGACATCATTGATGGTCAAGGGCAATGGCTCGTTCCAGGCCTTGTTGATATTCATCTGCATATCGAAAGTTCAATGATGACACCGGAGACATTCTCTTACGGCTTGATTCAAAATGGTGTGACGACCGTTGTTGCTGAACCGCACGAAATGGCGAACGTGTTTGGGCTTGACGGCATTCTCGCGATGGTCGAAGCGCAAAAAAATGTGGTTGCCGATATCTTTACGGCGATTCCAAGCTCCGTGCCGGCGACCCCTTTGGAGACGACTGGCGGGACTATTGAAATTGAGGATATGGAAGCCTTAATTCAAGGTGGACACGTCATTTGTCTTGGAGAAATTATGAACTATGTCGACGTGGTTCGTGACCCTGCATGCAAAACGAATCAAATTCTCGATTATATGAGAGAAAACCACCCGCAGTTGATCATTGAAGGTCATTGTCCGCGATTAATGGATGTTGATTTAGCGAAGTTCATTTTTGCTGGGGCGAATTCGGATCATACCCACCAGACACCTGAAGGTATGGAAGCACGGCTAAAGGCAGGTATGTTTATTGAAATTCAAGAGAAGTCGATGACTGAAGAAGTGATGGATTATATCATCAATACGCCAGTGAATGAGCACTTTTGCTTTGTGACAGACGACGTGATGGCCGATGCCTTTTTACAAACAGGTCACCTCAATCATATTGTCAAAAAAGCGATGGCGATGGGGATGACACCTGAAGACGCGATTTATGCGGCAACGTATACGCCTGCGCGCCGCATGCGCTTGAATGACCGCGGCAGCATTGCTCCTGGGAAGAAAGCAGACTTCTTGCTATTAGATGACGTGCGCCAATTTTCGATTCGACACGCTTTTAAAGACGGGCAAAAAGTGTACGATGATGCAAACGTTCGAGAGCACCAAGGAACATCGGGCTCCTTTCCGGAATCATTTTATCATTCAGTGACGTTAGACACTCTAACAAAGAATGACTTTGTTATTCAATCTGAACAGGAAGGCGACGTCAACTGCCGTGTCATGACAGTTCAAGATGGCTCGACTTTTACGAAGGAAACGCACGCTCTCGTAGAGGCAGCCCATGGCGAATTGCAATGGGAGGACAGTCCTTATGGCTGTGTCGCTGTGTTTGAACGCTATGGCAAAAATGGACATCGGGCGCACGGTTTAATCACCGGCGACACGATCAAACGCGGCGCGATTGCGACGACGTATTCACACGACAACCACAACCTGCTTGTCGTCGGACAAAATAAGGCGGATATGATGCTAGCCGCCAATACAGTCATTGACGCTCAAGGAGGTTTTTGTGTCGCAGTCGATGGCGAAGTCTCACATTTCCTTCCTTTACCCGTCGGCGGTATCTTATCTGAAGCACCTTTTCACGAAGTCGCTGGCAGCGTTGCGCAGTTACGCGAAGCGATGGAAGCGCTCGGTTACAAGCATTACAATCCGATTATGTCGATCAGTACCCATTCGCTTCCTGTAAGCCCAGCTTTGAAAATCACCGACCTCGGATTGGTGGATGTGAATGAAGGCAAGCTTGTGCCGTTAGTCATCAATGAAGCCAATGGATCAATGTGA